From Candidatus Abyssobacteria bacterium SURF_5, one genomic window encodes:
- a CDS encoding ImmA/IrrE family metallo-endopeptidase, giving the protein MAFDLALFADKLRRYCKQFEVTNDEISQRTGISLERLNGLAAQESEPTGDEVLILADFFKCDYKFFISNEKLAPFEQTELLFRKYGDKLTRDDRWAIQEFLFLCECQYFLLSSMSDYRPHPFKFEKTGHIYKEHGVAAAAALRRHLGYEPHKVPMDIYDDFRKIGIHVFRRRLIKSSISGLFIRHPVVGPCVLVNYTEDVFRQRFSAAHEAAHAILDDESDFVISFSAWDKEDLSEIRANAFASHLLMPPEFLKKIPVRVWDLSQVLDWAVKLMVNIDPLLYALCALGLMSTSEMNQIKKRRVRLDKKSDPELPENLSPRARTRKEELLKRGLSDFYVKLCFDAFENGIISGGRLAEMLLITEPEIMEIAALYGRGMGHVN; this is encoded by the coding sequence ATGGCCTTCGACCTTGCCTTATTTGCGGATAAGCTTCGACGCTACTGCAAACAGTTTGAAGTTACCAATGACGAAATTTCTCAAAGAACCGGAATATCATTGGAACGGCTTAATGGTTTAGCCGCTCAAGAATCCGAACCTACCGGCGATGAAGTGCTGATCTTGGCAGATTTCTTTAAATGTGATTACAAGTTCTTCATTTCAAACGAGAAGCTAGCCCCCTTTGAGCAAACTGAACTTCTCTTCAGGAAATATGGAGACAAACTCACGCGAGATGACCGGTGGGCGATTCAAGAATTCCTTTTCCTGTGCGAGTGCCAGTATTTTTTGCTTAGCAGTATGTCAGATTACAGGCCTCATCCCTTCAAATTTGAAAAAACAGGACATATATATAAAGAGCATGGAGTTGCTGCTGCCGCTGCACTACGCAGGCATCTTGGCTATGAGCCCCATAAAGTACCGATGGACATCTATGACGACTTTAGAAAAATTGGAATCCACGTCTTTCGCCGGCGCTTAATAAAAAGTTCAATATCAGGCTTATTTATTCGCCATCCTGTGGTTGGCCCCTGTGTCCTTGTAAATTACACTGAAGACGTTTTCCGTCAGCGGTTTTCCGCTGCCCATGAAGCCGCTCACGCGATACTAGATGATGAGAGTGACTTCGTGATTTCCTTTTCAGCTTGGGATAAGGAGGACCTATCAGAGATTCGTGCAAACGCTTTTGCCTCACACCTGTTAATGCCTCCAGAATTCCTAAAGAAAATCCCTGTCCGTGTCTGGGATCTTTCTCAGGTACTAGACTGGGCAGTTAAATTAATGGTTAATATTGATCCTCTCCTATATGCCCTTTGTGCATTAGGATTAATGAGCACAAGTGAAATGAACCAAATCAAGAAGAGAAGAGTCCGCCTCGATAAAAAGTCAGACCCAGAATTACCGGAAAATCTATCTCCTCGTGCTCGAACAAGAAAAGAGGAGTTGCTCAAGCGCGGACTTTCTGATTTTTACGTTAAGCTGTGTTTTGACGCTTTCGAGAACGGTATCATATCGGGTGGAAGACTAGCTGAAATGCTATTGATTACTGAGCCGGAGATTATGGAAATAGCGGCACTTTACGGAAGGGGAATGGGCCATGTCAATTGA